One genomic region from Prunus persica cultivar Lovell chromosome G3, Prunus_persica_NCBIv2, whole genome shotgun sequence encodes:
- the LOC18782254 gene encoding uncharacterized protein LOC18782254 produces the protein MQKESSSKPVRCLLAAMLCAILLVSPLTVFIFGFNVSYPQSIFATFANTSHDQIVLPHSLHRDISRLQIQLGVLLEQLHNESSDSKAIAKFSDQVLHIAISLDKLADSLSRLYRNSPPAKAEMSNVDEDFSDPEEAEEQFMGGKVFSSGEIHNYTSPKQNRLIGKKNFLGVEAVTPSIGLACANMVTNLDRFMSYKVHSTCPDDWEIAQKLIVHGCDPLPRRRCFTKSPPHYTKPFSINSSLWTQPSGANILWNNYKCKDYSCLVSKETKDRRGFFKCSDCFNLSKKGWDTPTNKSESAEFTIDEFLGLKPEEIRIGLDFSLTTGTFASIMREKNVTIASSTLNLGAPFNEVIALRGLLPLYTSIGSRLPFFDNTLDMIHSTSFLDGWIGIELLQFVLFDWDRVLRPKGLLWIDRFFCHKEDMKLYLDEFNRLGYKPLLWRVVPKTDKLGDELFFSAVLEKPVRV, from the coding sequence ATGCAGAAGGAAAGCTCCTCTAAGCCAGTCAGATGCCTTCTTGCCGCAATGTTATGTGCTATTCTCCTTGTCAGCCCCCTCacagttttcatttttggctTCAATGTTTCATATCCACAATCCATTTTTGCTACTTTTGCCAATACCTCCCATGACCAAATTGTTTTGCCTCATTCCCTGCACAGAGATATCTCTCGTTTGCAGATCCAACTGGGGGTTTTACTGGAGCAGCTGCATAATGAAAGTTCAGACTCAAAAGCAATTGCGAAATTTTCGGATCAGGTGCTTCACATTGCCATTTCTTTGGACAAACTTGCAGATAGCTTATCAAGGCTCTACAGGAATTCTCCCCCTGCTAAAGCTGAGATGAGCAATGTCGATGAAGATTTCAGTGATCCCGAGGAAGCTGAAGAACAGTTTATGGGTGGGAAGGTCTTCAGTTCAGGTGAGATTCACAATTACACttcaccaaaacaaaacaggcTAATTGGGAAGAAGAATTTTCTTGGGGTAGAAGCAGTAACTCCATCAATTGGGTTGGCTTGTGCTAATATGGTCACCAATTTAGACCGGTTTATGAGTTACAAGGTTCACAGTACATGCCCGGATGATTGGGAAATAGCTCAGAAGCTTATAGTTCATGGATGTGATCCATTACCAAGAAGAAGATGCTTCACAAAATCACCTCCACACTACACCAAGCCATTTTCTATAAACTCCTCCCTTTGGACTCAACCTAGTGGTGCTAACATCTTATGGAACAATTACAAGTGCAAAGACTACTCTTGCCTTGTCTCCAAAGAAACCAAGGACCGAAGAGGCTTCTTCAAATGCTCGGACTGCTTCAATCTTTCAAAAAAAGGGTGGGATACTCCAACAAACAAGTCTGAATCAGCAGAGTTCACCATTGATGAATTTCTAGGGTTAAAGCCAGAGGAGATCAGAATCGGCCTAGATTTTAGCCTGACAACAGGAACATTTGCTTCTATCATGAGGGAAAAGAATGTTACCATTGCTTCTAGTACCTTAAACTTAGGGGCTCCTTTCAATGAGGTCATTGCCTTAAGAGGCCTTCTTCCTCTTTACACATCAATTGGCTCAAGATTGCCTTTCTTTGACAATACCCTTGACATGATCCACTCTACTTCGTTCTTGGATGGCTGGATAGGAATTGAACTCCTTCAGTTTGTGTTGTTTGATTGGGACCGTGTCCTTAGGCCAAAGGGCCTTCTTTGGATAGACCGCTTCTTCTGTCATAAGGAGGACATGAAGTTGTATTTGGATGAGTTTAACAGGTTAGGCTACAAGCCATTACTATGGAGGGTTGTACCTAAGACTGATAAGCTTGGAGATGAGCTCTTCTTCTCAGCTGTATTGGAGAAACCAGTCAGAGTATAA
- the LOC18783609 gene encoding uncharacterized protein C9orf85 homolog: MMNGRHQNKFAWKPNLGVKINETEVGGRFRPLSDITGVCPRCKEQIEWKRRYGKYKTLTEPTKCQRCTKRAVRQSHHKLCSACAKEQGVCAKCCCRVERIVGKDPSEVEAEQKKLQEAIKNARERDRRTLIRAMNAGKATGLVKAATNKDDKAGDLFPSASLEEYAEASRDDNDDDDDDDDEEGEEEENEDHVCN; encoded by the exons ATGATGAACGGTAGGCACCAAAACAAATTCGCATGGAAGCCCAACCTCGGCGTCAAAATCAACGAAACGGAGGTCGGAGGCCGGTTCAGGCCGCTGTCGGATATTACGGGGGTCTGCCCTCGCTGTAAGGAGCAGATCGAATGGAAACGCCGTTACGGCAAGTACAAGACCCTAACGGAGCCAACCAAGTGCCAACGTTGTACCAAGCGCGCCGTTCGTCAGTCTCACCATAAACTCTGTTCTGCTTGCGCCAAGGAACAAGGTGTTTGTGCAAAGTGCTGTTGCCGTGTCGAACGTATCGTTGGAAAAGACCCTTCGGAAGTGGAAGCTGAGCAAAAAAAGCTTCAGgag GCCATAAAAAATGCTCGAGAAAGAGATAGGAGGACACTGATACGTGCG ATGAACGCAGGCAAAGCTACTGGTTTAGTGAAAGCGGCAACCAACAAAGATGACAAGGCTGGGGATTTGTTCCCCTCTGCATCACTTGAAGAATATGCAGAGGCAAGCAGAgatgataatgatgatgatgatgatgatgatgatgaagaaggtgaagaagaagaaaatgaggacCATGTTTGTAATTAA
- the LOC18781867 gene encoding uncharacterized protein LOC18781867, which yields MKKNVPILTTQLYLSLFLHIITGLLVAARDSPPIYTPVEDITVKCGYSGNLLNEYDERHWHGDINSNFSPTTGSDTSMFREVPHSYTVHQVAYTTARLSRSEFTYSFKLTSGQKFIRLYFNPVSYGPDFDRSKALFSVKASGFTLLHDFNTSVTADAYGTETIYREFCLNVESSEQSLNITFTPSPRLASPDAYAFINGIEIVSMPTNLYFTAAQRFGVGLVGNNFNFHIENNSALETVYRINVGGKSLFFSEDTGMYRNWGSEQEEPKYLDDLSIEFSVLPQNTSIELDFAGIAEYYAPKEVYQTGRSMGMNKTINKSYNLTWNFPVDPKFYYLVRLHFCEFEPDIVQPRDRNFLINIANVVAEEEADIIMWSGGNGRPVYRDYLVFVTCPATSESQRKVNLSIALRANPYDFMTNFNDAILNGLEIFKLNDTNSNLAGHNPNPPPMLTPKKALSPSPERTNTELTRTPMLAIIAGVVSTVTIVMFLGLILVFKQQQKLKDSWYSSNRTTNSSLPSALCHYFSLAKIKAATRNFNDICIIGRGGFGNVYKGYIDGRATPVAIKRLKPESSQGAHEFKTEIEMLSQLRHRHLVSLIGYCVDESEMILVYDFMDRGTLSDHLYHKDNPSLLWEQRLEICIGAARGLHYLHTGAMCTIIHRDVKSTNILLEEKWIAKVSDFGLSKMGATTMSNAYISTVVKGSFGYLDPEYYRRQQLSVKSDVYSFGVVLCEVLCGRPAVMRMVERRQMSLAEWAKTCHRNGTLNEIVDPCLKGKVASLCFNKFVEIAMSCMHDNGIERPSMADVVRELEFSILLKTIFVKMRLPSSKTRRVLVKVSKVVRPTNSLRDIERLENDAQEVLRELAMLMLSFPLFLYFARGPPLTSILGSVTDNEKGNSNSGIEWRTAASFVSLTIMKNPSSKHLHKSVTMKPFLTPLFLPLFLHIITVHVAGDTSPIYNPVDDITLQCGFSGDQLNPADTRTWTGDINSKFSPFENQASGRPSISTQAPSSSSVPYSTARLSLSEFTYRFPVTTGQKFIRLYFNPASYGPDFDRSKALFSVKAGGFTLLKDFNSSVTADASESDTIYREFCLNVESEQSLNITFMPSRATADAYAFINGIEIVSMPNNLYYTSAQNSDGVNYIGSGNTFRIENDTALEMMYRFNVGGRSLFFNLDTGMYRKWYGEQDENKYLDYLSLKFSVLPQNSSIELKLTEIAKYCAPEELYHTGRSMGKNKTINKTYNLTWEFPVDPKFFYLLRLHFCEFEPGITKPRDRQFQIYIANQTAEEAWDIFSRSSGNGRPIYKDYVVFMPAGPGSQKTVNLSLALQANPKDFMTKFNDAILSGLEIFKLSDTSRNLAGPNPDPPPLTPPKMSPKISKKSSTSLIAIVAGVVSGVLVLVSVVGIFLAFRRGGKVKDSSSSHGTKWGPFSFSTNKSTKSRSSSLPSDLCRYFSLAEIKAATQNFNSVFIIGVGGFGHVYKGNINVDGGATSVAIKRLKPESSQGALEFKTEIEMLSQLRHNHLVPLIGYCTDEGEMILVYDYMARGTLRDHLYHTDNPPLAWDQRLQICIGAARGLHYLHTGAKYTIIHRDVKSTNILLDEKWVAKVSDFGLSKMGSTTVSKTHISTVVKGSFGYLDPEYYRRQQLTEKSDVYSFGVVLCEVLCARPALIRTVEKKQMSLAEWTKVCHRNGKIDQIIDPSLRGKIGNACLNKYVEIAVSCIQDNGIERPSMNDVVWGLEFALQLQQSGGGVLNLSEEKKGEDEESLMNAASDAGFSCSWEDSSSESKVSRVTKSSSDHNSSTNKSMKGMSGTVFSEINDPNGR from the exons ATGAAGAAGAACGTCCCAATTCTTACTACTCAACTTTACCTTTCCTTGTTTCTCCACATTATCACCGGCCTACTCGTGGCGGCTAGAGATTCACCACCTATCTACACTCCGGTGGAAGATATCACGGTTAAATGTGGCTATTCCGGCAACTTATTAAATGAATATGATGAACGACATTGGCACGGAGACATCAACTCAAACTTTTCCCCCACAACTGGCAGTGACACATCCATGTTCAGAGAAGTACCTCATTCGTACACCGTCCACCAAGTGGCTTACACCACAGCGCGCCTTTCGCGCTCTGAATTTACTTACAGTTTTAAACTCACTTCCGGCCAAAAGTTCATCCGCTTGTATTTCAACCCAGTTTCATATGGTCCTGACTTTGACCGATCTAAAGCCCTCTTCTCAGTCAAAGCCAGTGGCTTTACCCTTCTCCACGACTTCAACACTTCAGTCACTGCCGATGCGTACGGAACAGAGACGATATACAGAGAGTTCTGTCTCAACGTGGAGTCATCAGAACAGAGCTTGAACATCACCTTCACTCCGAGTCCGAGACTAGCAAGCCCAGATGCGTATGCGTTTATCAACGGCATTGAAATTGTATCCATGCCCACCAATCTTTACTTCACTGCAGCCCAAAGATTTGGGGTAGGACTCGTAGGAAACAACTTCAATTTTCACATCGAAAACAACTCTGCTCTGGAGACGGTGTACCGAATAAACGTTGGTGGAAAGTCATTATTTTTCAGTGAAGACACTGGCATGTATCGCAACTGGGGAAGCGAGCAAGAAGAGCCCAAGTACTTAGATGATTTAAGCATTGAGTTTAGTGTTTTACCACAAAACACTAGTATTGAACTCGACTTTGCCGGAATAGCAGAGTACTATGCTCCAAAagaagtttaccaaacgggccGGTCTATGGGCATGAACAAGACCATAAACAAGAGCTATAATCTCACTTGGAATTTTCCAGTTGATCCCAAGTTTTATTACCTGGTTAGGCTTCATTTCTGCGAGTTTGAACCTGACATTGTCCAACCCAGAGACCGAAACTTTCTAATCAACATAGCCAACGTTGTCGCTGAAGAAGAAGCGGATATCATCATGTGGAGTGGCGGAAATGGGAGACCAGTGTACCGTGACTACCTTGTGTTCGTGACATGCCCTGCAACTTCAGAAAGCCAGAGGAAAGTAAATCTCTCCATAGCACTGCGAGCAAACCCTTATGATTTTATGACGAATTTCAACGATGCAATCTTGAATGGGCTCgaaatattcaaattaaatgACACAAATAGCAATCTCGCCGGACACAACCCAAACCCACCTCCTATgttgaccccaaaaaaggcGTTGTCGCCAAGCCCAGAGAGAACCAACACCGAGTTAACGCGGACTCCTATGCTTGCCATTATCGCCGGTGTAGTTTCCACCGTCACAATTGTAATGTTTCTTGGGTTAATCTTGGTTTTCAAGCAACAACAGAAACTCAAAGACTCCTGGTACTCCAGCAACAGAACAACCAACTCATCTTTACCGTCCGCTTTGTGTCACTACTTTTCCCTGGCGAAGATTAAAGCCGCCACCCGAAACTTCAACGATATTTGTATTATTGGGCGCGGTGGGTTTGGCAATGTGTATAAAGGGTACATCGATGGTAGGGCTACTCCCGTTGCAATCAAACGGTTGAAACCCGAGTCCTCGCAAGGGGCCCACGAGTTCAAGACGGAGATCGAGATGCTCTCCCAATTACGTCACCGTCATTTGGTGTCGTTGATTGGATATTGTGTGGATGAAAGTGAGATGATCTTAGTGtatgatttcatggaccgtgGGACCCTTAGTGACCATCTCTACCACAAAGATAACCCATCTCTTCTCTGGGAGCAACGGCTTGAGATCTGTATCGGGGCAGCGCGTGGGCTGCATTACCTTCACACGGGAGCAATGTGCACAATCATTCACCGTGACGTGAAGAGCACCAACATCTTGTTGGAAGAGAAATGGATCGCTAAGGTTTCTGATTTCGGGTTGTCAAAAATGGGCGCCACCACCATGTCTAACGCCTACATCAGCACGGTGGTGAAGGGTAGTTTTGGGTATCTAGACCCGGAATACTATCGTCGTCAGCAGCTGAGTGTGAAGTCTGACGTGTACTCCTTCGGTGTAGTATTATGCGAGGTATTGTGTGGAAGGCCAGCAGTTATGCGTATGGTAGAGAGGAGGCAGATGAGCCTGGCTGAATGGGCCAAGACTTGTCATCGCAATGGGACACTTAATGAAATCGTTGACCCATGCTTGAAGGGCAAGGTCGCAAGCCTTTGCTTTAATAAATTCGTTGAGATTGCGATGAGTTGCATGCATGATAATGGGATTGAACGGCCGTCGATGGCTGACGTTGTGAGGGAGCTTGAATT TTCAATATTGTTGAAAACAATATTTGTGAAGATGAGGTTGCCTTCATCAAAGACAAGGAGGGTTCTGGTGAAAGTGAGCAAAGTTGTGCGACCGACGAATtcattaa GGGATATTGAGAGGTTAGAAAATGATGCACAAGAAGTTCTCCGAGAACTTGCAATGCTTATGCTCtcatttcctttatttttatattttgcaaGAGGGCCCCCTTTAACATCAATTCTTGGCTCTGTCACTGACAACGAGAAAGGAAATTCGAACTCGGGTATAGAGTGGAGA ACAGCAGCTTCCTTTGTTTCTCTTACAATCATGAAGAATCCAAGCAGCAAACACCTTCATAAATCAGTAACCATGAAACCCTTTCTCACTCCTCTGTTCCTTCCCCTGTTTCTGCACATCATCACCGTGCACGTGGCCGGTGATACTTCTCCTATCTACAATCCGGTGGACGATATCACCCTTCAATGTGGCTTTTCCGGCGACCAACTCAATCCAGCCGACACCAGAACTTGGACTGGAGACATCAACTCAAAGTTTTCCCCCTTTGAAAACCAAGCATCTGGCAGGCCCTCCATATCCACACAAGcaccttcttcctcctctgtACCTTACAGCACCGCGAggctttctctctctgaatTTACATACAGATTTCCAGTCACCACCGGCCAAAAGTTCATCCGTTTGTATTTCAACCCAGCTTCATATGGCCCTGACTTCGACCGATCCAAAGCCCTCTTCTCAGTCAAAGCCGGTGGCTTTACCCTTCTCAAAGACTTCAACTCTTCAGTCACTGCGGATGCTTCTGAGTCTGATACAATATACAGAGAATTCTGTCTCAACGTTGAGTCAGAACAGAGCTTGAACATCACTTTCATGCCAAGCAGAGCAACTGCAGATGCGTATGCGTTTATCAATGGAATTGAAATTGTGTCCATGCCCAACAATCTTTACTACACCTCTGCTCAAAATTCAGATGGAGTTAATTATATAGGCAGCGGAAACACATTTCGGATCGAAAATGACACTGCGCTGGAGATGATGTACCGATTCAACGTCGGTGGAAGATCACTGTTTTTCAATCTGGACACTGGTATGTACCGAAAGTGGTACGGCGAGCAAGATGAGAACAAGTACTTAGACTATTTAAGTTTAAAGTTTAGTGTTTTACCGCAAAACAGTAGCATTGAACTCAAGTTGACTGAAATAGCAAAGTACTGTGCTCCAGAAGAACTTTACCATACTGGCCGGTCAATGGGCAAAAACAAGACCATAAACAAGACCTATAATCTCACCTGGGAGTTCCCTGTCGATCCCAAGTTTTTTTACCTGCTTAGGCTTCATTTTTGTGAGTTTGAACCTGGTATTACCAAGCCCAGAGACCGACAGTTTCAGATCTACATCGCCAATCAAACAGCTGAAGAAGCCTGGGACATTTTCTCGCGGAGTAGTGGAAATGGAAGACCAATTTACAAGGACTACGTTGTGTTCATGCCTGCAGGCCCTGGAAGCCAGAAGACAGTTAATCTCTCTCTCGCACTGCAAGCAAACCCAAAAGATTTTATGACCAAGTTCAACGATGCAATCTTGAGTGGGCTCGAGATCTTCAAACTCAGTGACACTAGTCGGAATCTTGCCGGACCCAATCCCGACCCACCTCCTCTAACCCCACCAAAGATGTCTCCTAAAATTTCGAAGAAGAGTTCGACTTCTCTGATTGCCATCGTCGCCGGTGTAGTTTCCGGCGTACTTGTTTTAGTCTCCGTTGTCGGAATCTTCTTGGCTTTCAGGCGAGGAGGAAAAGTCAAGGACTCAAGCTCCAGCCACGGAACAAAGTGGggtccattttctttttcgacGAACAAGTCAACCAAGAGTCGTAGCTCGTCTCTACCGTCGGATCTGTGTCGTTACTTCTCACTGGCTGAGATCAAAGCCGCCACCCAAAACTTCAATAGTGTTTTCATTATTGGCGTTGGTGGGTTCGGCCACGTGTACAAAGGGAACATCAACGTTGACGGTGGCGCCACCTCCGTTGCGATCAAACGGCTGAAACCAGAGTCATCGCAAGGGGCCCTTGAGTTCAAGACGGAGATCGAGATGCTTTCGCAGCTCCGCCACAACCATTTGGTGCCGCTCATCGGGTATTGTACGGATGAAGGCGAGATGATCTTGGTGTATGATTACATGGCACGTGGGACCCTCCGCGACCATCTCTATCACACTGATAATCCACCTCTTGCATGGGATCAAAGGCTTCAGATTTGTATTGGCGCGGCACGTGGGCTGCACTATCTTCACACTGGCGCGAAGTACACGATTATTCACCGTGATGTGAAGAGCACGAACATCTTATTGGACGAGAAATGGGTGGCTAAGGTTTCGGATTTCGGGCTCTCGAAAATGGGCTCCACCACCGTGTCCAAGACCCATATCAGCACGGTAGTGAAGGGTAGTTTCGGGTATTTGGACCCGGAATATTATCGTCGTCAACAGCTGACGGAGAAGTCTGATGTGTACTCATTTGGCGTAGTGTTGTGTGAGGTATTGTGCGCGAGGCCGGCTTTGATCCGTACAGTAGAGAAGAAGCAAATGAGCTTGGCTGAGTGGACCAAAGTTTGTCATCGGAATGGGAAAATTGATCAGATCATTGATCCAAGCTTGAGGGGTAAGATTGGAAATGCATGTTTGAATAAGTACGTTGAGATCGCGGTGAGTTGCATCCAAGATAATGGGATTGAACGGCCGTCGATGAATGACGTGGTGTGGGGGCTTGAGTTTGCATTGCAGCTTCAACAGAGCGGAGGAGGAGTTTTGAATTTGAGCGAGGAGAAGAAGGGTGAAGATGAGGAGTCATTAATGAATGCTGCAAGTGATGCAGGGTTTAGTTGTAGCTGGGAAGACTCGTCATCGGAGTCGAAGGTTAGTAGGGTGACCAAGAGTAGTAGTGATCACAATTCTTCAACCAACAAGTCTATGAAAGGAATGTCTGGGACAGTCTTCTCTGAGATTAACGATCCCAATGGAAGATGA
- the LOC18784421 gene encoding solute carrier family 25 member 44: MAAPNSIGNTEINWDKLDKTKFYVVGAGLFTGVTVALYPVSVVKTRLQVASKDALERDTFSVVRGILKADGIPGLYRGFGTVITGAIPARIIFLTALETTKVAAFKMVEPFKLSEPTEAALANGLAGMTASLFSQAVFVPIDVISQRLMVQGYSGHAKYSGGMDVARKVIKSDGIRGLYRGFGLSVMTYSPSSAVWWASYGSSQRLIWSFLGQGSGSDEAVPGLGKIVLVQAAGGIVAGATASCITTPLDTIKTRLQVMGHEKRPTAREVVKGLIRDDGWKGFYRGLGPRFFSMSAWGTSMILAYEYLKRLCAKDE, encoded by the exons ATGGCTGCGCCCAACTCCATTGGCAACACCGAAATCAATTGGGACAA GCTTGATAAGACTAAATTTTATGTGGTTGGAGCTGGCTTGTTTACAGGGGTCACAGTGGCACTGTACCCGGTTTCTGTTGTGAAAACCAGGCTTCAAGTTGCTTCCAAAGATGCTCTGGAGAGGGATACATTTTCTGTGGTTAGAGGCATTTTGAAAGCAGATGGTATTCCTGGTTTGTACAGAGGTTTTGGCACTGTAATCACTGGTGCAATTCCTGCTAGGATTATATTTCTCACTGCTTTGGAGACCACCAAGGTGGCTGCTTTCAAGATGGTTGAGCCCTTCAAGTTATCTGAGCCTACAGAGGCAGCTTTGGCTAATGGACTAGCTGGGATGACCGCCTCACTTTTCTCTCAGGCTGTGTTTGTCCCTATTGATGTG ATTAGTCAAAGATTGATGGTGCAAGGGTATTCGGGCCATGCAAAGTACAGCGGGGGGATGGATGTTGCTCGTAAAGTTATAAAGTCAGATGGCATCCGGGGATTGTATAGAGGGTTTGGACTTTCTGTTATGACTTACTCTCCATCTAGCGCTGTATGGTGGGCTAGTTATGGTTCAAGCCAGCGCTTAATCTGGAG TTTCTTAGGCCAGGGAAGTGGTTCTGATGAAGCTGTTCCTGGCTTGGGGAAAATAGTGTTGGTTCAAGCTGCTGGAGGAATTGTTGCAGGTGCAACAGCATCCTGCATAACAACCCCATTGGATACCATAAAGACTCGGTTACAG GTGATGGGACACGAAAAGAGACCCACTGCAAGAGAAGTTGTTAAAGGCTTGATAAGAGATGATGGCTGGAAAGGTTTCTACAGAGGGCTAGGTCCAAGATTTTTCAGCATGTCAGCCTGGGGCACGTCAATGATATTGGCTTATGAATATCTGA AGCGCTTGTGTGCAAAAGATGAATAG